The sequence below is a genomic window from Acidobacteriota bacterium.
CTTCGTGGAGACGAAGTCCCGGATCTCCTTGAAGACGCGGAGCAGCTTCTTCTCGCGCTCGACGGGCGTGGACTCGTAGAAATACGTGCTGACGGACTCGGTGGGCGCGAGGGCGCCGTCCAGCAGGCGCACGACCTCGGCCAGCGAGATCTTCGACGCAGGGCGCCCCAGCCGGTATCCCCCGTGCGGCCCCTTCTGGCTCTTCACGAGGCCCGCGCGCTTGAGCGCCATCAGGAGCTGCTCCAGGAACTTCGCGGGCAGCCCCTGCGCCTCGGCGATGGCCGAGACGGCGACGTACCCCTCGCCCTCCGCACGCGCGAGGTGGATGAGCGCGAGCAGGGCGTATTCGCTGCGGCGGGTGAGCTTCACGGACCGATTGTCCCCCGAACGGATAATACTTGACTAGACTAGTGGGATAAGTAATATAAAAGAGAAGAAAGAAGATTTTCTTAGAAGGTAATAGGGCATGGCTCCGATCGTTCAGAACCCGTCGACTCGCGTCTGCCGCACGCTCGTGCGCCTCACCGCAACCCTCGCTCTTCTCTTCACCTTCAAAGAAATCTTCTCTTCCTCTTCTCTTTCTCTCGCGGCACCCACCGCCACGCTGCTGAACGTCTCCTACGACCCCACACGCGAGCTCTACGAAGAAATCAACGCCGCATTCCGGAAGAAGTGGGAGCCGGCGCACGGGCCGATCACGATCCGCCAGTCCCACGGAGGATCGGGCAAGCAGGCCCGCGCGGTCATCGACGGTCTCGAGGCCGACGTCGTCACGCTCGCCCTTGCGGGTGACATCGACGCGATCGCCGAGAAGAGCGGCCTCCTCCCCGCCGCGTGGCAATCCCGGCTGCCGCAGAACAGCGCCCCGTACACGTCCACGATCGTCTTCGTCGTCCGCAAGGGCAACCCGAAGAAGATCCGCGACTGGGACGACCTCGCGAGGCCCGGCGTCGCCGTGATCACGCCGAACCCGAAGACCTCGGGCGGCGCGCGCTGGAACCACCTCGCCGCGTGGGGCTGGGCCTTGCGGCAGAAGGGCGGCAGCGAGGCGACGGCACGCGAGTTTCTGACCCGCTTCTACCGGAACGTCCCGGTGCTCGACACCGGCGCCCGCGGGTCGACGGTGACGTTCGCAGAGCGGGGAATCGGAGACGTCCTCGTCGCCTGGGAGAACGAGGCGTTCCTCCTCACGAAGGAGATCGGGAAGGACAGGTTCGAGATCGTCGTGCCGTCCGTCAGCATCCTTGCCGAGCCGCCCGTCTCCCTCGTGGACAGGAACGCCGACAAACGTGGGACGCGCGCCGCCGCGCAGGCCTATCTCGAGTTCCTCTACACGGACGAGGGACAGGAGATCGTCGCGAAGCACCACTACCGCCCGCGCTCGGCCGCGGTCGCCGCGCGCTACGCCGCGACGTTTCCGAAGGTCTCGCTCTT
It includes:
- a CDS encoding Rrf2 family transcriptional regulator is translated as MKLTRRSEYALLALIHLARAEGEGYVAVSAIAEAQGLPAKFLEQLLMALKRAGLVKSQKGPHGGYRLGRPASKISLAEVVRLLDGALAPTESVSTYFYESTPVEREKKLLRVFKEIRDFVSTKLEKATLADVL
- a CDS encoding sulfate ABC transporter substrate-binding protein, encoding MAPIVQNPSTRVCRTLVRLTATLALLFTFKEIFSSSSLSLAAPTATLLNVSYDPTRELYEEINAAFRKKWEPAHGPITIRQSHGGSGKQARAVIDGLEADVVTLALAGDIDAIAEKSGLLPAAWQSRLPQNSAPYTSTIVFVVRKGNPKKIRDWDDLARPGVAVITPNPKTSGGARWNHLAAWGWALRQKGGSEATAREFLTRFYRNVPVLDTGARGSTVTFAERGIGDVLVAWENEAFLLTKEIGKDRFEIVVPSVSILAEPPVSLVDRNADKRGTRAAAQAYLEFLYTDEGQEIVAKHHYRPRSAAVAARYAATFPKVSLFTIDGAFGGWKKAQKAHFDDGGVFDAVTAATQGAR